One window of the Amycolatopsis mediterranei genome contains the following:
- a CDS encoding alpha-ketoacid dehydrogenase subunit beta codes for MTTTMAQALNAALRDALKDDDRVLVFGEDVGTLGGVFRVTDGITADFGEERCFDTPLAEAGIVGFAVGMAMGGFRPVVEMQFDAFAYPAFEQITSHVAKLRNRTRGALSLPMVIRVPYAGGIGGVEHHCDSSEAYYTHTPGLRVVTPGTAQDAYDLLRDAIESPDPVVFLEPKCRYWSSEEVTFTRSGPAIDQAVVRRHGKDVTLIAYGPMVATALETAEAAKAEGWDVEVVDLRSLSPFDDETVTASVRRTGRAVVVHEAAGFGGYGAEVVARVTEQCFHQLHAPVLRVTGLDIPYPAPKLERHQLPDVDRILDTIARLQWNDTPVVAGA; via the coding sequence ATGACGACCACCATGGCGCAGGCGCTCAACGCGGCCCTGCGGGACGCCCTCAAGGACGACGACCGCGTCCTCGTGTTCGGCGAGGACGTCGGCACGCTCGGCGGCGTCTTCCGCGTCACCGACGGCATCACCGCCGACTTCGGCGAGGAGCGCTGCTTCGACACCCCGCTCGCCGAAGCGGGCATCGTCGGGTTCGCCGTCGGGATGGCGATGGGCGGGTTCCGCCCGGTCGTCGAGATGCAGTTCGACGCCTTCGCCTACCCCGCGTTCGAGCAGATCACCTCGCACGTGGCGAAGCTGCGCAACCGCACCCGCGGCGCGCTCTCGCTGCCGATGGTCATCCGCGTGCCCTACGCCGGCGGCATCGGTGGCGTCGAGCACCACTGCGACTCCAGCGAGGCCTACTACACGCACACGCCCGGCCTGCGCGTCGTCACGCCGGGCACCGCGCAGGACGCCTACGACCTGCTCCGCGACGCCATCGAGTCGCCCGACCCGGTGGTCTTCCTCGAACCGAAGTGCCGCTACTGGTCGAGTGAAGAGGTCACCTTCACCCGCTCCGGCCCGGCCATTGACCAGGCCGTGGTCCGGCGGCACGGCAAGGACGTCACGCTCATCGCGTACGGCCCGATGGTCGCCACCGCGCTGGAAACCGCCGAAGCGGCGAAGGCCGAGGGCTGGGACGTCGAGGTCGTCGACCTGCGGTCGCTGTCGCCGTTCGACGACGAGACCGTCACCGCTTCGGTCCGCCGCACCGGGCGGGCGGTGGTGGTCCACGAGGCCGCGGGCTTCGGCGGCTACGGCGCCGAGGTCGTCGCGCGCGTCACCGAGCAGTGCTTCCACCAGCTCCACGCGCCCGTCCTGCGGGTCACCGGGCTCGATATCCCGTACCCGGCACCGAAGCTGGAGCGCCACCAGCTGCCGGACGTCGACCGGATCCTCGACACGATCGCGCGCCTGCAGTGGAACGACACGCCGGTGGTGGCCGGTGCCTGA
- a CDS encoding response regulator transcription factor, whose protein sequence is MCARVLVAEDDEKQAEVLRLYLESEGHTVVLAPDGRAALDEARRDRPDLLVLDVMMPNVDGLDVCRILRQESDVAVLMLTARATEDDLLLGLDLGADDYLTKPYSPRELMARVRTLLRRTAGRREPPDTALRAGSLRLDPVRHEVSVDGRPVDTTPGEFQLLETLIRQPGRVFTRRQLLELTRGDDRFVSTRIIDVHVLNLRKKIEPDPQKPVHLRTVFGVGYKLTAEDGA, encoded by the coding sequence GTGTGCGCACGTGTACTGGTCGCGGAAGACGACGAGAAGCAGGCCGAGGTCCTCCGGCTCTACCTCGAAAGCGAAGGCCACACCGTGGTGCTGGCCCCGGACGGCCGGGCGGCGCTCGACGAGGCCCGGCGCGACCGCCCCGACCTGCTGGTCCTCGACGTGATGATGCCGAACGTCGACGGTCTCGACGTCTGCCGGATCCTGCGGCAGGAGTCCGACGTCGCGGTGCTGATGCTCACCGCCCGCGCCACCGAGGACGACCTGCTGCTCGGCCTCGACCTCGGCGCCGACGACTACCTGACCAAGCCGTACAGCCCGCGCGAGCTGATGGCCCGGGTCCGGACGCTGCTGCGGCGGACCGCCGGGCGCCGCGAGCCGCCCGACACCGCGTTGCGCGCGGGCAGCCTGCGGCTCGACCCGGTGCGGCACGAGGTGTCGGTCGACGGGCGCCCGGTGGACACCACTCCGGGCGAGTTCCAGCTGCTCGAGACGCTGATCCGGCAACCGGGCCGGGTGTTCACCCGGCGGCAGCTGCTCGAACTGACCCGCGGCGACGACCGGTTCGTCAGCACCCGGATCATCGACGTCCACGTGCTCAACCTGCGGAAGAAGATCGAGCCGGACCCGCAGAAGCCCGTCCACCTGCGGACCGTCTTCGGGGTCGGCTACAAGCTGACGGCGGAAGATGGGGCGTAG
- a CDS encoding glycoside hydrolase family 3 protein, which yields MSLSLLGGIAQATPAQAEVPQPVIGQPAKDKNGCAKIEKTLPTLADWPKVDSRLKGKDGDEQRIAEILKGMTLEEKVGQMTQPEIAAITPDEVRQYAIGSVLNGGGSWPGANKHATQQDWLNLADSYWNASKTSRTKVPVIWGIDAVHGNNNVYGATVFPHNIGLGAAHDPCLVRDVAGATARQIRATGQDWAFSPTLAVVQDDRWGRTYEGFSEDPRITRAYGFEAIDGLQDGATKRIGYNGVIATAKHFIGDGGTINGQDQGVNPSSEADMINIHGQGYYGALAAGAQTVMVSFNSWTNADLGINEGKLTGSDKALNQILKGKIGFDGLLVSDWNAIGQVPGCTNSSCPQAINAGIDLVMVPNDWKAFITNTVAQVQSGQIPMARIDDAVTRILRVKLRDGLFESQKPSDRSYANSDEALKDNWLARDAVRESQTLLKNNGNVLPLKPASKVLVVGKSADNITNQTGGWTLSWQGTGNTNADFPNATSILTGIKQDLGDANVTFDATGTVDPKGFDAVIAVIGETPYAEGVGDLTRKSLEAAKLYPEDLAVLDKVSGKGTPVVTVYVGGRPLYMNKEINRSDAFVAAWLPGTEGGGVADMLVKGKDGTGYQGTLSYSWPKSACQTPLNPWSPGYDPLFKLGYGLKTGQRATVGPLDETSGPASCTSTGGGGTATEDLSIFDRTDVPPYTSQIGSAENWGGTVIGPDGTAAHSEINVVPADVNVQADGLKATWTGAGAAQLYMQNTAGTNDLRGYLNADAALEFDTVVQQAPANRTVISMHCVYPCFSEVNATKLFTDLAGGPKTTVKIPVSCFNNGLDFEHINTPFLVYTDGTFQASFANVRWVPKGAQDPDARSCSSLT from the coding sequence ATGAGCCTGAGCCTGCTGGGCGGGATCGCCCAGGCGACGCCGGCCCAAGCCGAAGTGCCCCAGCCGGTCATCGGGCAGCCCGCCAAGGACAAGAACGGCTGCGCCAAGATCGAGAAGACCCTGCCGACCCTCGCGGACTGGCCGAAGGTCGACAGCCGCCTCAAGGGCAAGGACGGCGACGAGCAGCGGATCGCCGAGATCCTCAAGGGCATGACGCTCGAGGAAAAAGTCGGGCAGATGACGCAGCCCGAGATCGCCGCCATCACCCCCGACGAGGTCCGCCAGTACGCCATCGGCTCGGTCCTCAACGGCGGCGGCTCGTGGCCCGGCGCGAACAAGCACGCGACCCAGCAGGACTGGCTGAACCTCGCCGACTCCTACTGGAACGCCTCGAAGACGAGCCGCACGAAGGTCCCCGTCATCTGGGGCATCGACGCCGTGCACGGCAACAACAACGTCTACGGCGCCACCGTCTTCCCGCACAACATCGGCCTCGGCGCGGCGCACGACCCGTGCCTGGTCCGTGACGTCGCCGGCGCCACCGCCCGGCAGATCCGCGCCACCGGCCAGGACTGGGCCTTCTCGCCCACCCTCGCCGTCGTCCAGGACGACCGCTGGGGCCGCACCTACGAAGGCTTCTCCGAAGACCCGCGCATCACGCGCGCGTACGGCTTCGAAGCCATCGACGGCCTCCAGGACGGCGCCACCAAGCGCATCGGCTACAACGGCGTGATCGCCACCGCCAAGCACTTCATCGGCGACGGCGGCACGATCAACGGCCAGGACCAGGGCGTCAACCCCTCGTCCGAGGCGGACATGATCAACATCCACGGCCAGGGCTACTACGGCGCGCTCGCCGCCGGCGCCCAGACCGTGATGGTGTCGTTCAACAGCTGGACCAACGCCGACCTCGGCATCAACGAGGGCAAGCTGACCGGCAGCGACAAGGCGCTGAACCAGATCCTCAAGGGCAAGATCGGCTTCGACGGCCTGCTCGTGTCCGACTGGAACGCCATCGGCCAGGTCCCCGGCTGCACGAACTCCTCGTGCCCGCAGGCGATCAACGCCGGCATCGACCTGGTGATGGTGCCGAACGACTGGAAGGCGTTCATCACCAACACCGTCGCCCAGGTGCAGAGCGGCCAGATCCCGATGGCGCGCATCGACGACGCCGTCACCCGCATCCTGCGCGTCAAGCTGCGTGACGGCCTGTTCGAGTCGCAGAAGCCGTCGGACCGCTCCTACGCCAACTCCGACGAGGCGCTGAAGGACAACTGGCTGGCGCGCGACGCCGTCCGCGAGTCGCAGACGCTGCTGAAGAACAACGGCAACGTGCTGCCGCTCAAGCCGGCGTCGAAGGTCCTGGTCGTCGGCAAGAGCGCCGACAACATCACGAACCAGACGGGTGGCTGGACGCTGAGCTGGCAGGGCACCGGCAACACGAACGCCGACTTCCCGAACGCCACCTCGATCCTGACCGGCATCAAGCAGGACCTGGGCGACGCCAACGTCACCTTCGACGCCACCGGCACCGTCGACCCGAAGGGCTTCGACGCGGTCATCGCCGTCATCGGCGAGACGCCGTACGCCGAGGGCGTCGGCGACCTGACCCGCAAGTCGCTCGAGGCGGCGAAGCTCTACCCCGAGGACCTGGCCGTGCTGGACAAGGTCAGCGGCAAGGGCACCCCGGTCGTCACCGTGTACGTCGGCGGCCGTCCGCTGTACATGAACAAGGAGATCAACCGCTCCGACGCGTTCGTGGCGGCCTGGCTGCCCGGCACCGAGGGCGGCGGCGTCGCCGACATGCTGGTCAAGGGCAAGGACGGGACCGGCTACCAGGGCACGCTGTCGTACTCGTGGCCGAAGAGCGCGTGCCAGACGCCGCTCAACCCCTGGTCGCCGGGCTACGACCCGCTGTTCAAGCTCGGCTACGGTCTCAAGACCGGGCAGCGCGCGACGGTCGGGCCGCTGGACGAGACCTCCGGGCCGGCGTCCTGCACCTCGACCGGCGGCGGCGGGACCGCGACCGAGGACCTGTCGATCTTCGACCGCACCGACGTCCCGCCGTACACGAGCCAGATCGGCTCGGCGGAGAACTGGGGCGGCACGGTGATCGGCCCGGACGGCACGGCGGCCCACAGCGAGATCAACGTCGTCCCGGCGGACGTCAACGTGCAGGCCGACGGCCTGAAGGCAACCTGGACCGGCGCGGGCGCGGCCCAGCTGTACATGCAGAACACGGCGGGCACGAACGACCTGCGCGGTTATTTGAACGCCGACGCCGCCCTCGAGTTCGACACGGTCGTGCAGCAGGCACCGGCCAACCGGACGGTGATCAGCATGCACTGCGTCTACCCGTGCTTCTCCGAGGTGAACGCGACCAAGCTGTTCACCGACCTGGCGGGCGGCCCGAAGACGACGGTGAAGATCCCGGTGTCCTGCTTCAACAACGGGCTGGACTTCGAGCACATCAACACCCCGTTCCTGGTCTACACCGACGGCACGTTCCAGGCGTCGTTCGCGAACGTGCGGTGGGTCCCGAAGGGGGCTCAGGATCCGGACGCGAGATCCTGTTCGAGCTTGACCTGA
- a CDS encoding Lrp/AsnC family transcriptional regulator — translation MAHGGLPGRTVPALDDVDRAMLAELSADGRLAVRALAEKLHISRTNAYARLERLMAEGVITGFGARIDPRRAGLGTSAYIMVTVEQTSWRTMATDLHEIPYVDHVALVGGDFDILLLVRTPDNSTLRDVVLERLQALEGVRSTRTWLIFEELPGSVLS, via the coding sequence CTGGCTCACGGCGGTCTGCCGGGACGAACGGTCCCGGCCCTGGACGACGTCGACCGGGCGATGCTGGCCGAACTCTCCGCGGACGGCCGCTTGGCGGTGCGCGCGCTGGCGGAAAAACTCCACATCTCGCGCACGAACGCGTACGCGCGGCTGGAGCGGTTGATGGCGGAGGGGGTCATCACGGGCTTCGGCGCGCGGATCGACCCGCGCCGGGCGGGCCTGGGCACGTCGGCGTACATCATGGTGACGGTCGAGCAGACGTCGTGGCGCACGATGGCGACGGACCTGCACGAGATCCCGTACGTCGACCACGTGGCACTGGTGGGCGGCGACTTCGACATCCTGCTGCTGGTCCGGACGCCGGACAACTCGACCCTGCGGGACGTCGTCCTGGAGCGGCTGCAGGCGCTGGAGGGCGTGCGATCGACGCGGACGTGGCTGATCTTCGAGGAACTGCCGGGCTCGGTGCTGAGCTGA
- a CDS encoding GNAT family N-acetyltransferase → MDIRRVVSLDPLLAAGHLFDDPPRPDAAERFLASEGHHLLVAYVDEVPAGMVTGVETTHPDKGTEMFLYELGVDAAFRGQGLGRSLVTALGDLARERGCYGMWVVTEGDNAPAKATYRAAGGVAEEGQAVLVWTFG, encoded by the coding sequence ATGGACATCCGCCGTGTGGTCTCGCTCGATCCGCTCTTGGCGGCCGGGCACCTGTTCGACGATCCCCCGCGGCCGGACGCCGCCGAGCGCTTCCTCGCTTCCGAAGGCCACCACCTGCTGGTCGCGTACGTCGACGAGGTGCCCGCGGGCATGGTGACCGGGGTGGAGACGACCCACCCGGACAAGGGCACCGAGATGTTCCTGTACGAACTGGGTGTCGACGCCGCCTTCCGCGGGCAGGGCCTCGGCCGGTCGTTGGTGACGGCGCTCGGGGACCTGGCCCGCGAGCGCGGGTGTTACGGCATGTGGGTCGTCACGGAAGGGGACAACGCCCCGGCGAAGGCGACCTACCGCGCGGCCGGCGGAGTCGCCGAGGAGGGGCAGGCGGTCTTGGTCTGGACGTTCGGCTGA
- the pdhA gene encoding pyruvate dehydrogenase (acetyl-transferring) E1 component subunit alpha, with product MSSETLLPSATPVRFVAEDGSRADEHGGYGEPTGDRLKEAYRLMVLGRRFDVQATALTKQGRLAVYPSSAGQEACQVAAALTLETRDWLFPTYRDSVALVARGLKPGEVLTLLRGDAHCGYNPVETRVAPQCTPLATQTLHAAGLAHAMQRRGEDAVALALIGDGATSEGDFHEALNFAAVFKAPVVFFVQNNRFAISVPFEKQSAAAALAYKGVGYGMRSEQVDGNDAVAVLAVLDDAVKHAREGKGPVLVEAHTYRIDAHTNADDATRYRDAEEVAKWREADPLKRLETFLKSRNLLQDTEIERFAAAAEVFAQSVRDTLNTEPELDPLSLFDHVYAEPTPQLRRQRAALEAELEA from the coding sequence ATGTCTTCGGAGACCCTGCTGCCGTCCGCTACCCCGGTGCGGTTCGTCGCCGAAGACGGGAGCCGGGCCGATGAGCACGGTGGGTACGGCGAGCCCACCGGAGACCGGCTCAAGGAGGCCTACCGGCTGATGGTCCTGGGCCGCCGGTTCGACGTGCAGGCGACCGCGCTCACCAAGCAGGGCAGGCTCGCCGTCTACCCCTCCAGCGCCGGCCAGGAGGCCTGCCAGGTCGCCGCGGCGCTCACCCTCGAAACCCGGGACTGGCTCTTCCCGACCTACCGCGACTCCGTCGCCCTCGTCGCCCGCGGCCTGAAGCCCGGCGAAGTCCTGACGCTGCTTCGCGGCGACGCGCACTGCGGCTACAACCCGGTCGAGACGCGCGTAGCGCCTCAGTGCACTCCGCTGGCGACGCAGACTCTGCACGCCGCCGGGCTGGCGCACGCGATGCAGCGACGCGGCGAAGACGCTGTCGCGCTCGCGCTCATTGGGGACGGCGCCACCAGCGAAGGCGACTTCCACGAAGCGCTCAACTTCGCGGCCGTCTTCAAGGCGCCCGTCGTGTTCTTCGTGCAGAACAACCGCTTCGCCATCTCGGTGCCCTTCGAGAAGCAGAGCGCCGCGGCCGCGCTGGCGTACAAGGGCGTCGGCTACGGCATGCGCTCGGAGCAGGTCGACGGCAACGACGCCGTCGCCGTCCTGGCCGTTCTCGACGACGCGGTGAAGCACGCGCGCGAAGGCAAGGGACCGGTCCTCGTCGAGGCCCACACCTACCGCATCGACGCCCACACCAACGCCGACGACGCCACCCGTTACCGCGACGCCGAAGAAGTCGCGAAGTGGCGCGAAGCGGACCCGCTCAAGCGGCTCGAGACCTTCCTCAAGAGCCGGAACCTGCTGCAGGACACCGAAATCGAGCGGTTCGCGGCCGCCGCCGAGGTGTTCGCCCAGTCCGTCCGCGACACGCTCAACACCGAGCCCGAGCTCGACCCGCTGTCGCTGTTCGACCACGTCTACGCCGAACCCACCCCCCAGCTGCGGCGGCAGCGGGCGGCCCTCGAAGCCGAACTGGAGGCCTGA